The proteins below come from a single Gordonia sp. X0973 genomic window:
- the rimI gene encoding ribosomal protein S18-alanine N-acetyltransferase, whose product MTVIDELKLADVGVCAALEQELFAGDSPWPAAAFRAELKAPYNRYFAAREEAGEPPIGYAGISILGPADDHECEIHTIAVGLAHRGRGLGRDLLDAMLAVADARDAPVFLEVRVDNDPAIGLYESAGFIRSGIRKGYYQPSGADAYTMIRPAASGKMPENPDE is encoded by the coding sequence ATGACGGTGATCGACGAACTGAAGCTGGCCGACGTCGGTGTGTGCGCCGCCTTGGAGCAGGAGCTGTTCGCCGGTGACTCGCCCTGGCCCGCGGCCGCGTTCCGGGCCGAGTTGAAGGCGCCCTACAACCGCTACTTCGCCGCGCGCGAGGAAGCGGGGGAGCCGCCCATCGGATACGCGGGCATCTCCATCCTCGGTCCGGCAGATGATCACGAGTGCGAGATCCACACCATCGCCGTGGGTCTGGCCCATCGCGGAAGAGGGCTCGGGCGCGACCTGCTCGACGCCATGCTCGCCGTCGCCGATGCCCGCGACGCCCCGGTGTTCCTCGAGGTCCGCGTCGACAACGACCCCGCGATCGGGCTCTACGAGAGCGCCGGGTTCATCCGCTCCGGGATCCGCAAGGGGTACTACCAGCCGTCCGGTGCCGACGCGTACACCATGATCCGTCCCGCGGCGAGCGGGAAGATGCCGGAGAACCCCGATGAGTGA
- a CDS encoding NAD(P)H-hydrate dehydratase produces MSNPRIEPDVRYPTVAQIRDAEAATGLLAGGVLMSRAAHGVASAIIDDLRATGGVYGRRVGLVVGSGDNGGDALFAGGVLARRGVAVSAVLLAPDRAHRGGLAALRAAGGRVVAEFGELDVVVDGVVGIGGTGPLRPPAAAVFDAVGTRSPRARVVAVDLPSGVDADTGEVHEPAVRADLTVTFGVPRRAHVLAAPQCGRIVVVDIGLGHHAADGAVLGSLSDAQVGAAWPVPGPFDDKYRQGVVGIVAGSARYPGAALLCTGAAVAATSGMTRYAGPAAAAVVDHHPEVVVADEPERAGKVQAWVVGPGFGTDDAALIRLRTVLAADVPVLVDADGITLLAQHRELLAARTAPTLLTPHAGEFARLTGEPLGPDRVAAVAACAAEFGATVLLKGRATVIAAADHSQVLVNEAGSSWAATAGSGDALAGIIGALLATGLQPAVAAAMGARAHSVAAHIAAGSPGAPIGASSLVAAISDAIRTLRGQAGPASSVGGI; encoded by the coding sequence ATGTCCAACCCGCGCATCGAACCCGACGTCCGGTACCCGACGGTCGCGCAGATCCGCGACGCGGAGGCCGCGACGGGGCTGCTGGCGGGCGGTGTCCTGATGAGCCGGGCCGCGCACGGGGTGGCGTCGGCCATCATCGACGACCTGCGCGCCACCGGCGGTGTGTACGGCCGGCGGGTCGGTCTGGTCGTCGGGTCCGGCGACAACGGCGGCGACGCACTGTTCGCCGGCGGGGTTCTGGCCCGGCGCGGAGTCGCCGTCTCCGCCGTGTTGCTCGCGCCGGACCGCGCACACCGCGGCGGCCTGGCGGCGCTGCGCGCGGCCGGCGGCCGGGTCGTCGCCGAGTTCGGCGAACTCGACGTCGTCGTCGACGGGGTGGTCGGTATCGGCGGCACCGGTCCGCTGCGCCCGCCCGCGGCAGCGGTCTTCGACGCGGTTGGAACGCGGTCGCCGCGGGCGCGCGTCGTGGCCGTCGACCTGCCGTCCGGCGTCGACGCCGATACCGGCGAGGTGCACGAGCCAGCCGTGCGCGCCGATCTGACCGTCACCTTCGGCGTCCCGCGTCGTGCCCACGTGCTGGCCGCACCGCAGTGCGGGCGGATCGTCGTCGTCGATATCGGACTCGGGCATCACGCCGCAGACGGCGCCGTACTCGGATCGCTGTCGGATGCGCAGGTGGGTGCGGCCTGGCCGGTGCCCGGACCGTTCGACGACAAGTATCGCCAGGGCGTCGTCGGAATCGTGGCCGGATCGGCGCGCTATCCGGGCGCCGCGCTGCTGTGTACCGGTGCCGCCGTCGCGGCGACGTCGGGGATGACCCGCTACGCCGGACCCGCGGCAGCCGCCGTCGTCGACCACCATCCCGAGGTCGTCGTCGCCGACGAACCCGAGCGGGCCGGAAAGGTCCAGGCGTGGGTCGTCGGCCCCGGATTCGGCACCGACGATGCCGCACTGATCCGGTTGCGCACGGTGCTGGCCGCCGACGTGCCCGTCCTCGTCGACGCCGACGGGATCACCCTGCTCGCACAGCATCGGGAACTCCTCGCCGCGCGCACCGCCCCGACGCTGCTCACCCCGCATGCCGGGGAGTTCGCCCGGCTGACCGGTGAACCGCTGGGACCCGACCGGGTCGCTGCCGTCGCCGCCTGCGCCGCCGAGTTCGGTGCGACGGTGCTGCTCAAGGGCCGGGCGACGGTGATAGCGGCGGCCGACCACAGTCAGGTCCTCGTCAACGAGGCCGGATCGTCCTGGGCGGCGACCGCCGGATCGGGGGACGCGCTGGCCGGGATCATCGGGGCGTTGCTGGCGACGGGGCTGCAACCCGCCGTCGCAGCGGCGATGGGGGCACGTGCGCATAGTGTCGCCGCACACATCGCCGCGGGGAGTCCGGGCGCCCCGATCGGAGCATCGTCGCTGGTAGCGGCCATCAGCGACGCGATTCGGACGCTGCGCGGGCAAGCGGGTCCGGCATCGTCGGTCGGCGGAATCTGA
- the tsaE gene encoding tRNA (adenosine(37)-N6)-threonylcarbamoyltransferase complex ATPase subunit type 1 TsaE: protein MTAGVSGEVVLTEVADTEDFGRSLATTLRAGDLVILDGPLGAGKTALSRGIGAGLGVVGRVTSPTFVIARAHRASEPGRPGMVHVDAYRLGGSEPGSDTGVDLLDELDALDLDTDLRDSVVVVEWGAGVAERLAARHLLVRLSREPESEVRHARWRWVDA from the coding sequence ATGACCGCCGGTGTATCCGGCGAGGTCGTGTTGACCGAGGTCGCCGACACCGAGGACTTCGGCCGTTCGCTGGCGACTACGTTGCGCGCCGGCGACCTGGTGATCCTCGACGGCCCGCTCGGGGCGGGGAAGACCGCGCTGTCACGGGGTATCGGCGCCGGGTTGGGCGTCGTCGGGCGGGTGACCTCGCCGACGTTCGTGATCGCCCGGGCGCATCGGGCCTCGGAGCCGGGTCGTCCCGGTATGGTGCACGTCGACGCCTACCGGCTCGGCGGCAGTGAGCCCGGATCGGATACGGGTGTCGATCTGCTCGACGAACTGGACGCGTTGGACCTCGACACCGACCTGCGCGACAGCGTCGTCGTCGTCGAATGGGGGGCCGGGGTGGCCGAACGACTCGCCGCGCGGCATCTGTTGGTGCGGCTGTCGCGGGAGCCGGAATCCGAGGTGCGGCACGCACGGTGGCGGTGGGTCGATGCCTGA
- a CDS encoding isochorismatase family protein, producing MSIPPIAEYRLSDVRPRSAPMLDWQVDPSRSALLIHDMQNYFVDVYEPGSEPLASVISAIGALRDACDAAGVPTILTAQPPNQHPSRRGLLTQRWGTGIGTDEEAAIIEPFAPRPADITVTKWRYSAFARTDLRSLLAHDGRDQLIITGIYGHIGCMLTAADAFMQDVQAFLVTDGIADFNADFHADAVDYVNTTCGVSISSDDVLTALKSNV from the coding sequence ATGTCCATCCCCCCGATTGCGGAGTACCGGCTCTCCGACGTGCGGCCGCGCAGTGCGCCGATGCTCGACTGGCAGGTCGATCCGAGTCGCTCCGCGCTGCTCATCCACGACATGCAGAACTACTTCGTCGACGTCTACGAGCCCGGATCGGAGCCGCTGGCGAGCGTCATCTCGGCGATCGGCGCGCTGCGCGATGCGTGCGACGCGGCGGGCGTCCCGACGATCCTCACCGCGCAGCCGCCCAACCAGCACCCGTCCCGGCGCGGTTTGCTGACGCAGCGCTGGGGCACGGGCATCGGCACCGACGAGGAAGCCGCGATCATCGAACCGTTCGCGCCGCGACCGGCCGACATCACCGTGACCAAGTGGCGGTACTCGGCCTTCGCGCGGACCGATCTCCGGTCGCTGCTGGCCCACGACGGTCGCGACCAGCTGATCATCACCGGCATCTACGGTCACATCGGCTGCATGCTGACCGCCGCCGACGCGTTCATGCAGGACGTCCAGGCCTTCCTGGTCACCGACGGGATCGCCGATTTCAACGCCGACTTCCACGCCGACGCGGTCGACTACGTGAACACCACCTGCGGCGTGTCCATCTCCTCCGACGACGTGCTGACCGCCCTGAAGTCCAATGTCTGA
- the tsaB gene encoding tRNA (adenosine(37)-N6)-threonylcarbamoyltransferase complex dimerization subunit type 1 TsaB — protein MPDEGVVDRERRVLVIDTATSAVVTGLAVVSGDGTVAEAGSRIVADDRRHAETLTTLMRECLAETGWHGTDLDAVVVGCGPGPFTGLRVGMATAAAYGDALRIPVYGVCTLDALAGTVSRDVDARSLVVVTDARRREVYWARYVDGKRVDGPGVLAPAALAQQLADETTDLVAGVPSMLPEVGERIVDATPDVVGLAAVAAEDVLAAAVPEPLVPLYLRRPDAVELADQKKHAARKKRVAR, from the coding sequence ATGCCTGACGAAGGGGTGGTCGACCGCGAGCGACGCGTCCTCGTGATCGACACCGCCACGTCGGCGGTGGTGACCGGGCTGGCCGTCGTGTCGGGCGACGGCACGGTCGCCGAGGCCGGCTCGCGGATCGTCGCCGACGACCGCCGCCACGCCGAGACGCTGACCACCCTGATGCGGGAGTGTCTCGCCGAAACCGGCTGGCACGGAACCGATCTCGACGCCGTCGTCGTCGGGTGCGGCCCCGGTCCGTTCACCGGGCTGCGGGTCGGGATGGCGACCGCCGCCGCCTACGGCGATGCCCTGCGGATCCCGGTGTACGGCGTATGCACCCTCGACGCCCTCGCCGGCACCGTGTCCCGCGACGTCGATGCTCGCTCACTCGTCGTCGTCACCGATGCGCGACGCCGCGAGGTCTATTGGGCGCGATATGTCGACGGCAAGCGTGTCGACGGTCCCGGTGTGCTCGCGCCCGCCGCGTTGGCGCAGCAACTCGCCGACGAGACGACCGACCTCGTCGCGGGCGTGCCGTCGATGCTGCCCGAAGTGGGGGAGCGGATCGTCGACGCGACGCCGGATGTCGTCGGCCTGGCCGCCGTCGCCGCCGAGGACGTGCTCGCCGCCGCCGTTCCGGAGCCGTTGGTGCCGCTGTACCTGCGTCGCCCGGATGCCGTCGAACTCGCCGACCAGAAGAAGCACGCGGCACGCAAGAAGCGGGTCGCCCGATGA
- the tsaD gene encoding tRNA (adenosine(37)-N6)-threonylcarbamoyltransferase complex transferase subunit TsaD: protein MIVMGIESSCDETGVGIVEWMPNRGGSSAAAGPVRLLADEVASSVAEHARYGGVVPEVASRAHLEAMVPTMRRALAAAGIEKPDAIAVTIGPGLAGALLVGVAAAKAYALAWEVPLYAVNHLGGHVAVDTLEHGPMPPCIALLVSGGHTHLLRVTDLGEPIEELGTTVDDAAGEAFDKVARLLGLGYPGGPAIDELARDGDATAIAFPRGMTGPRDARYDFSFSGLKTAVARYVEGCERRGEEVPMADVAASFQEAVADVLTKKALRACADFDVDTLVLGGGATANSRIRSLAQERCDAAGITLRVPKPRLCTDNGVMIATLGAHVIAGGAAPSPLTVATDPGMSVQISAY from the coding sequence TTGATCGTGATGGGTATCGAGAGCTCCTGCGACGAGACCGGCGTCGGCATCGTGGAGTGGATGCCGAACCGTGGCGGCTCGTCCGCGGCCGCGGGTCCCGTCCGACTCCTCGCCGACGAGGTGGCGTCGTCGGTCGCCGAGCACGCCCGCTACGGAGGCGTGGTGCCCGAGGTGGCGTCGCGAGCGCATCTGGAGGCGATGGTGCCGACGATGCGGCGCGCCCTGGCCGCGGCGGGTATCGAGAAGCCCGATGCGATCGCGGTGACGATCGGACCCGGACTGGCCGGTGCGCTACTCGTCGGGGTGGCGGCGGCGAAGGCGTACGCCCTGGCTTGGGAGGTGCCGCTATATGCGGTGAACCACCTCGGCGGCCACGTCGCCGTCGATACGCTGGAGCACGGCCCGATGCCGCCGTGTATCGCGCTGCTCGTCTCCGGCGGACACACACATCTGCTGCGCGTCACCGATCTGGGCGAGCCGATCGAGGAACTCGGGACCACCGTCGACGACGCCGCCGGTGAGGCCTTCGACAAGGTCGCGCGGTTGCTGGGCCTCGGCTACCCGGGCGGCCCGGCGATCGACGAATTGGCGCGCGACGGGGATGCGACGGCGATCGCGTTCCCGCGCGGCATGACCGGTCCTCGAGACGCGCGGTACGACTTCTCGTTCAGCGGGCTGAAGACCGCGGTCGCACGGTATGTCGAGGGATGCGAACGTCGCGGCGAGGAGGTGCCGATGGCCGATGTCGCCGCGTCCTTCCAGGAGGCCGTCGCCGACGTGCTGACCAAGAAGGCGCTGCGTGCGTGTGCCGATTTCGACGTCGACACGCTGGTGCTGGGCGGCGGTGCGACGGCCAATTCCCGCATCCGGTCGTTGGCGCAGGAGCGCTGCGACGCGGCGGGGATCACCCTGCGCGTGCCCAAGCCGCGGCTGTGTACCGACAACGGCGTGATGATCGCGACCCTGGGCGCCCATGTGATCGCCGGCGGCGCGGCTCCGTCGCCGCTCACCGTCGCGACCGATCCGGGGATGTCGGTGCAGATCAGCGCTTACTGA
- a CDS encoding ABC transporter substrate-binding protein, producing MKPLTTTLTRRPLRGLAAATGAALLLLGTVACGSSGSPSSGGPDHSYTDAAGRAVTIPTTPKRVVTLAEGSLDAALALGVTPVGTTSGRGQSGIPDYLAPAAKGAQIPIVASTRSPNLGQILKVHPDLIVVDDTTGSRNSIDDLAKIAPTILVAKTSDGWEKYFAQMAQVLNRPDEHHRVLAEITGKLDAAHRLVAAHPGGKPLTASVVRWTAEGPTLVGGNSLSSQVLRRVGIERPAAQEKIDSAHRSGEKVSMEKLDLIDADYIFFGVLGSAEQARAALQTARTKPGFDALGAAKAGHVIPVDGAPWTSGTGPLGVEAILRDITGALS from the coding sequence GTGAAGCCCCTGACAACGACGCTCACCCGACGACCGCTGCGGGGTCTGGCGGCGGCCACCGGCGCCGCATTGCTGCTACTCGGGACGGTGGCCTGCGGCTCGTCCGGTTCACCATCCTCCGGCGGTCCCGACCACTCCTACACCGATGCCGCCGGGCGTGCCGTCACCATCCCGACGACGCCGAAGCGGGTCGTGACGCTGGCCGAGGGCTCCCTCGACGCCGCGCTCGCGTTGGGCGTCACCCCGGTCGGCACGACGTCCGGGCGCGGCCAATCCGGCATCCCGGATTACCTCGCACCCGCTGCGAAGGGCGCGCAGATCCCGATCGTCGCCTCCACGCGCTCCCCGAACCTGGGGCAGATCCTCAAGGTCCACCCGGATCTCATCGTCGTCGACGACACCACCGGCTCGCGCAACAGCATCGATGACCTCGCCAAGATCGCGCCGACGATCCTCGTCGCCAAGACGAGCGACGGTTGGGAGAAGTACTTCGCGCAGATGGCGCAGGTCCTGAACCGCCCCGACGAGCACCATCGGGTGCTGGCCGAGATCACCGGCAAGCTCGACGCCGCGCACCGCCTCGTCGCGGCGCACCCGGGCGGCAAGCCGCTGACCGCCAGCGTGGTGCGCTGGACCGCGGAGGGGCCCACCCTCGTCGGCGGGAATTCGCTGTCGAGCCAGGTGTTGCGCCGTGTCGGCATCGAGCGGCCCGCCGCCCAGGAGAAGATCGACTCGGCGCACCGCTCCGGGGAGAAGGTCAGCATGGAGAAGCTCGACCTCATCGACGCCGACTACATCTTCTTCGGCGTGCTCGGCAGCGCGGAGCAGGCCCGCGCCGCGCTGCAGACGGCACGCACCAAACCCGGATTCGACGCCCTGGGTGCGGCGAAGGCCGGGCACGTCATCCCCGTCGACGGGGCCCCGTGGACGAGCGGAACCGGCCCGCTCGGCGTCGAGGCCATCCTGCGCGACATCACCGGCGCCCTGAGCTAG
- a CDS encoding alpha/beta fold hydrolase: MARRRNPRAGVSTIGTLAASGVARQLTQARAGLDDPYADIAFDSVYRDDEYTVAADDGVRLAARVVGGGTDPELTVVFVHGFALRMSSWYFQRAALAEAWGERTRLVFFDHRGHGRSAAAPAHSATMTQLGDDIAAVIRALAPTGPVVIVGHSMGGMATMALARRQPGLFGPGGRVVGVGLIATAARGITDAGVGTALQNPVVTAFRAVVRRAPWFIQAGRTRARRALEPVLLAASFGPDFYSPTAARAVERMIRQTPLSTIVHFLQVLEVHDETAALPVLARVPSVVVCGDEDCMTPFPNSYSLYGVLGENCRLTIVQGAGHMVQMERPAEIDEILDELITRVREELSVRVAADGPAEPLVEEPFVVPDSPPAPKPWWKPWA; this comes from the coding sequence ATGGCACGCCGACGTAATCCACGGGCGGGTGTTTCGACGATCGGCACCCTCGCGGCCAGCGGCGTCGCGCGGCAGCTGACGCAGGCCCGCGCCGGACTCGACGACCCGTACGCCGACATCGCCTTCGACTCCGTCTACCGCGACGACGAGTACACGGTCGCCGCCGACGACGGGGTGCGGCTGGCGGCCCGCGTCGTGGGCGGCGGAACGGACCCCGAACTGACCGTGGTGTTCGTCCACGGGTTCGCGCTGCGGATGAGCTCGTGGTACTTCCAGCGCGCCGCCCTCGCCGAGGCGTGGGGGGAGCGGACCCGCCTGGTGTTCTTCGATCACCGCGGCCACGGGCGCAGCGCCGCGGCCCCGGCGCATTCCGCGACGATGACACAGCTCGGCGACGACATCGCGGCCGTGATCCGCGCGCTCGCTCCGACCGGTCCCGTCGTCATCGTCGGCCACTCGATGGGCGGCATGGCGACGATGGCGCTCGCACGCCGCCAGCCCGGGCTGTTCGGTCCCGGCGGGCGCGTCGTCGGGGTGGGGCTGATCGCCACCGCGGCCCGCGGCATCACCGACGCCGGCGTCGGCACGGCACTGCAGAACCCGGTCGTCACCGCCTTCCGCGCCGTCGTGCGCCGCGCGCCCTGGTTCATCCAGGCCGGGCGCACCCGGGCCCGCCGCGCCCTGGAGCCCGTGCTGCTGGCTGCCAGTTTCGGCCCCGATTTCTACAGCCCGACCGCGGCGCGCGCCGTCGAACGGATGATCCGCCAGACGCCGCTCTCGACGATCGTGCATTTCCTGCAGGTCCTCGAGGTGCATGACGAGACGGCCGCGTTGCCGGTGCTCGCGCGGGTGCCCAGCGTGGTGGTCTGCGGCGACGAGGACTGCATGACGCCCTTCCCCAATTCCTATTCGCTCTACGGGGTGCTCGGGGAGAACTGCCGGCTGACCATCGTGCAGGGGGCCGGTCACATGGTGCAGATGGAACGCCCGGCCGAGATCGACGAGATTCTCGACGAGCTGATCACCCGGGTGCGCGAGGAGCTGTCCGTGCGGGTGGCCGCGGACGGCCCCGCGGAGCCGCTGGTCGAAGAGCCCTTCGTCGTGCCCGATTCACCGCCCGCGCCGAAACCGTGGTGGAAGCCGTGGGCATGA
- a CDS encoding SDR family oxidoreductase: MSDAVLAGRRALITGAAGGIGAATARAFATAGASVLLTDADPAVTAIAEETGGRAVVADLADRAAVADLIRRAPELLGGPLTTVVHAAARLATGPVSSIDDEEWDRLLAVNLTATMVLLRASSGAIADGGTITVISSNAAASPRLGLAAYGATKAAVTSLVRSAGLELAARGIRCNVITPGSTDTPMLRGMWPESVPAQDSADAVIAGSAQDFRLGIPLGRLAQPEDIAATAVFLASDEARHITLHDLRVDGGATLDQ, translated from the coding sequence ATGTCTGACGCCGTGCTGGCCGGGCGCCGGGCGCTGATCACCGGGGCGGCCGGGGGCATCGGTGCCGCGACGGCGCGAGCCTTCGCCACGGCGGGGGCATCGGTGCTGCTCACCGACGCCGATCCGGCGGTAACCGCGATCGCCGAGGAGACCGGCGGTCGGGCCGTCGTCGCCGACCTCGCCGACCGGGCCGCCGTCGCCGATCTGATCCGGCGCGCACCCGAACTCCTGGGCGGCCCGCTGACCACCGTCGTACACGCCGCGGCCCGATTGGCCACCGGACCGGTCAGCTCCATCGACGACGAGGAGTGGGACCGGCTGCTGGCGGTCAACCTCACCGCGACGATGGTGCTGCTGCGCGCTTCGTCCGGCGCCATCGCCGACGGCGGGACGATCACCGTGATCTCGTCGAACGCGGCCGCCTCCCCGCGTCTGGGTCTCGCCGCCTACGGCGCGACGAAGGCGGCGGTCACCAGTCTGGTGCGCAGTGCCGGACTGGAACTCGCGGCGCGCGGTATCCGGTGCAACGTGATCACGCCCGGCTCCACCGACACCCCGATGCTGCGCGGCATGTGGCCCGAGTCGGTGCCCGCGCAGGACAGCGCCGATGCGGTGATCGCGGGTTCGGCGCAGGATTTCCGACTTGGTATCCCGCTGGGCCGACTCGCGCAACCCGAGGACATCGCGGCCACCGCGGTCTTCCTGGCCTCCGACGAGGCCCGCCACATCACGCTGCACGATCTGCGTGTCGATGGCGGCGCCACCCTCGACCAGTAA
- the alr gene encoding alanine racemase, whose translation MPVSTGTTALGTATVDLAAIAHNLRVLSDVAGVGVLAVVKAGGYGHGALPVARTLVDAGAVGLGVAHVGEAVALREGGIAAPVTAWLHTPDTDFESAIAADVDVAVSSSRQLDAVVAAAARRGETASVTVKVDTGMNRGGVAAPEWPAFVEAFGRAHAAGAVRLHGAMAHLACGDEPENPANDEQAAGLRAAVDDLRRIGAQPELVHLANTPAALTRPDLAFDAVRPGIGVYGLNPVPRHSTADLIPAMTLRTQVSLVKQVSAGSGISYGHTYRAPADTVVAVIPVGYADGVPRLLSGRLRVRINGRDFTGVGRICMDQFVVDLGPDGGGVVEGDEVTLFGTGADGGPTAREWADLTDTIDYEIVTGIGPRIARVYTGGGA comes from the coding sequence ATGCCTGTCTCCACCGGAACCACAGCTCTGGGCACCGCCACCGTCGACCTGGCGGCCATCGCCCACAACCTCCGCGTCCTTTCCGATGTCGCGGGGGTGGGCGTGCTCGCCGTCGTCAAGGCCGGCGGATACGGTCACGGCGCCCTTCCCGTCGCGCGCACCCTCGTCGACGCGGGGGCCGTCGGGCTGGGCGTCGCCCACGTCGGTGAGGCGGTCGCACTGCGCGAGGGCGGGATCGCCGCACCCGTGACCGCCTGGCTGCACACCCCCGACACCGATTTCGAGTCGGCCATCGCCGCCGACGTCGACGTCGCCGTCTCCTCGTCGCGCCAACTCGACGCGGTCGTCGCGGCGGCGGCCCGGCGCGGGGAGACGGCCAGCGTGACGGTGAAGGTCGACACCGGGATGAACCGCGGCGGTGTGGCGGCGCCGGAGTGGCCGGCCTTCGTCGAGGCCTTTGGCCGGGCGCACGCCGCCGGCGCGGTACGGCTGCACGGGGCGATGGCGCACCTGGCCTGCGGCGACGAACCGGAGAATCCGGCGAACGACGAGCAGGCGGCCGGGTTGCGCGCCGCCGTCGACGACCTGCGCCGCATCGGCGCGCAGCCGGAGCTGGTCCACCTCGCCAACACCCCGGCCGCCCTGACCCGCCCCGACCTCGCCTTCGACGCGGTGCGCCCCGGGATCGGCGTATACGGGCTGAACCCGGTGCCGCGACACAGCACGGCCGACCTCATCCCCGCCATGACGCTGCGCACGCAGGTGTCGCTGGTGAAGCAGGTGTCCGCGGGCAGCGGAATCTCCTACGGCCACACCTATCGCGCGCCGGCCGACACCGTGGTCGCGGTCATCCCGGTCGGTTATGCCGACGGTGTGCCGCGGTTGCTCTCGGGGCGTCTGCGGGTGCGGATCAACGGACGCGACTTCACCGGTGTCGGGCGGATCTGTATGGATCAGTTCGTCGTCGACCTCGGCCCGGACGGCGGCGGCGTCGTCGAGGGCGACGAGGTGACGCTGTTCGGCACCGGTGCCGACGGTGGCCCGACCGCGCGCGAATGGGCCGATCTCACCGACACCATCGACTACGAGATCGTCACCGGCATCGGCCCCCGCATCGCGCGCGTCTACACCGGAGGTGGGGCCTGA